A genomic region of Leptospira bourretii contains the following coding sequences:
- the alr gene encoding alanine racemase — protein sequence MLSSRIYLSRSAFSHNIALFRKLIGPKTKFTAIIKSNAYGHGLLATASIALDAGADYLGVNSLEEALSIRRVFTKATILIMGSIPDLKERKESLADENFWVMVSRIEEMEILAKLSPTPKIHLKVDTGMSRLGIPTTDADALAKEIFEKKLPLAGIATHFASTEDFTEHSYSMLQLGKFQDAIDAFTKHGFIDLICHCASSASAMLFSEARMDLVRVGISLYGLWPSLETKLSLSLMKKDVGMLKPALSWKTQIQHIQNLNQGTFIGYGSTYKTTHDTKLAVVPVGYYEGLDRKLSNNGYMLVRGERAKILGRICMNMTMLDITHIPDAKLGDDVVILGKSGNETISADDHAAWTGTINYEVVTRILGSFPRIIED from the coding sequence GTGCTCTCTTCTCGGATTTACCTCTCTCGTTCAGCTTTTAGCCACAATATCGCCCTGTTTCGCAAACTGATTGGTCCTAAAACCAAGTTTACGGCCATTATCAAATCCAATGCATATGGACATGGGCTACTAGCAACAGCTTCCATCGCCCTCGATGCCGGAGCTGACTACTTGGGTGTCAACTCCTTGGAAGAAGCCTTATCCATCCGACGTGTATTCACGAAAGCCACCATCCTCATTATGGGAAGTATTCCCGATCTAAAAGAAAGAAAGGAATCTTTGGCAGATGAAAATTTTTGGGTGATGGTCTCACGGATCGAAGAAATGGAAATCCTCGCCAAACTTTCACCAACCCCAAAAATCCATTTAAAAGTTGATACTGGGATGTCAAGACTTGGGATTCCTACCACGGATGCCGATGCCCTTGCCAAGGAAATCTTTGAAAAAAAACTCCCTCTTGCAGGGATTGCCACTCACTTTGCGAGCACAGAAGATTTTACAGAACATAGTTATTCCATGTTACAATTGGGTAAGTTCCAAGATGCAATAGACGCTTTCACTAAACACGGGTTTATCGATCTTATTTGCCACTGTGCTTCTTCTGCTTCCGCTATGTTATTTTCGGAAGCAAGAATGGATTTGGTTCGTGTGGGAATTTCTCTTTACGGACTTTGGCCAAGTTTAGAAACAAAACTTTCTTTATCTCTTATGAAAAAAGATGTGGGGATGTTAAAACCAGCCCTCAGTTGGAAAACACAAATCCAACACATCCAGAATCTAAACCAAGGAACATTTATCGGGTATGGGTCCACATATAAAACCACACATGATACAAAATTGGCAGTTGTACCCGTCGGATACTATGAGGGACTAGATAGAAAACTTTCCAACAATGGGTATATGCTCGTTCGCGGAGAAAGGGCCAAAATTTTGGGTCGGATTTGTATGAATATGACTATGCTTGATATCACTCATATCCCGGATGCAAAACTAGGGGATGATGTTGTGATTCTCGGAAAATCGGGAAATGAAACCATATCAGCAGATGACCATGCGGCTTGGACAGGTACAATTAATTATGAAGTGGTCACAAGAATTTTGGGATCTTTCCCTCGCATCATTGAAGACTAG
- a CDS encoding carbon-nitrogen hydrolase family protein: MKFKAAAVQVTSTARVSNNLTKCRQLVEEAASAGAKVIGLPENFSFMGSEEEKKNLLGQIEEETNVFLQETSKDLGIFLLGGGFPTKAPTGKVYNTAVITNPEGKEVFRYHKAHLFNAVVGDGFNYSESNSTESGGKVPDVIQTEYGKISSAICYDIRFPELFRALSKKGVELCFLPAAFTVPTGEAHWHVLLRARAIENFMYVLAPGQTGVHDPHGKRKTFGHSLIISPWGEILDEIHNTEGFAIAEIDLQKLSEIRNQLPSLNHRLF; this comes from the coding sequence ATGAAATTTAAAGCCGCCGCAGTGCAAGTCACAAGTACAGCAAGAGTCTCAAATAACCTAACTAAGTGTAGGCAACTTGTGGAAGAAGCGGCTTCTGCCGGTGCCAAGGTCATTGGCCTTCCTGAAAATTTTTCTTTTATGGGAAGTGAAGAGGAGAAAAAAAATCTTCTGGGTCAAATCGAAGAAGAAACAAATGTTTTTTTACAAGAAACTTCTAAAGACCTTGGTATCTTTCTACTAGGGGGAGGTTTTCCGACTAAGGCACCAACGGGAAAGGTCTACAATACCGCTGTCATCACAAATCCGGAAGGAAAAGAAGTCTTTCGTTATCATAAAGCTCATCTTTTTAATGCGGTTGTCGGCGATGGATTTAATTATAGCGAATCGAATTCCACAGAAAGTGGGGGAAAGGTTCCCGATGTCATCCAAACCGAGTATGGTAAAATTTCTTCCGCCATTTGTTACGACATTCGTTTTCCAGAACTCTTTCGTGCTTTGTCCAAAAAAGGAGTAGAACTTTGTTTTCTGCCTGCAGCCTTTACTGTTCCTACGGGAGAAGCCCATTGGCATGTGCTCCTTCGCGCTCGAGCCATTGAGAATTTTATGTATGTACTCGCACCGGGTCAGACAGGAGTTCATGATCCCCATGGGAAACGAAAAACCTTTGGCCATTCTCTCATCATTTCTCCTTGGGGAGAAATTTTAGATGAGATTCACAATACGGAAGGTTTTGCCATTGCCGAGATCGACTTACAAAAGTTAAGCGAAATCCGAAACCAACTTCCTAGCCTAAACCACCGTCTGTTCTAA
- a CDS encoding alpha/beta fold hydrolase: MSERQIYNWKNHRLTYVKHKSLNPKAKETIVLIGGWCSAAGYWGLNIPFFRQFGDVVELDLVGHYPAEIFDQKKGLTLQDFLETQAQGIWASAGEKDITLVGHSTGGMAVLAIASLFPQRIKQVISIAPFVHGPVPGILKIGVMGLRANLGSFFDFGFKIGKALPKALQIGFSYGVYDSSAFHAREEIKQFLKDYNPQFECLNPRQILMILEMLDRTDIRPLVFGNQVPTLIMRGEEDPIIPGKDVMELERTTPHVKAVLFSECGHFVHMEKQKAAEKVMKDFLLMKKVSATKRSFF, encoded by the coding sequence ATGTCAGAAAGACAAATTTATAATTGGAAAAATCATAGACTCACTTATGTGAAACACAAGTCTCTCAATCCCAAAGCAAAAGAAACAATTGTTCTGATTGGTGGTTGGTGTTCGGCAGCTGGGTATTGGGGTCTTAACATTCCCTTTTTTCGTCAATTCGGAGACGTCGTTGAACTAGACTTAGTTGGTCATTACCCTGCAGAAATTTTTGATCAAAAAAAAGGACTTACCCTCCAAGACTTTTTAGAAACACAAGCACAAGGGATTTGGGCCTCTGCAGGAGAAAAAGACATTACCCTTGTGGGTCATTCGACCGGTGGAATGGCAGTGCTCGCCATAGCTTCTTTATTCCCGCAGCGAATCAAACAAGTCATTTCGATTGCACCTTTTGTCCACGGACCTGTACCTGGAATTTTAAAAATCGGTGTGATGGGACTTCGTGCGAACTTAGGTAGTTTTTTTGACTTTGGATTCAAAATTGGAAAGGCCCTTCCCAAAGCCTTACAAATCGGATTTTCCTATGGAGTGTATGATTCGTCTGCCTTCCATGCCCGTGAAGAAATCAAACAATTCCTCAAAGACTATAACCCACAATTTGAATGCCTGAACCCAAGACAAATTCTAATGATTCTGGAGATGTTGGATAGAACTGATATCCGTCCCCTAGTTTTTGGAAACCAAGTACCCACACTCATCATGCGAGGAGAAGAAGATCCAATCATTCCAGGAAAAGATGTGATGGAACTGGAAAGAACCACCCCTCACGTCAAAGCAGTATTATTTTCCGAATGCGGACATTTTGTACACATGGAAAAACAAAAGGCAGCTGAAAAAGTCATGAAAGACTTTCTTTTGATGAAAAAGGTCTCCGCAACCAAAAGGTCATTTTTTTAA